From the genome of Acropora palmata chromosome 4, jaAcrPala1.3, whole genome shotgun sequence, one region includes:
- the LOC141879835 gene encoding DNA damage-regulated autophagy modulator protein 2-like, producing MFEDISLGFGYLPVLWGLFTSFTFILCYGIAVSKNHIYPFIPAISDTGAQIPEANIFSEFFNFSIVLMILSLIVRYLQFEMLSRGFDSTEFLLNRLNKVALGCGLVSAFGGTLIANFPSKEEDNMIYVHDTGAVLLFGSGALYCWAQCYLTYKLTQQGLNSPFLFTIRFILTCVITVFGTIFFVAELFAYEEFRHQSLHTVAKWEPSDPGYSVHVLSNVGEWIAGFCFGLFGITFFEEFQRISLHVECTLKSPQEYQTTPLLNCTDRHCGDDEE from the exons ATGTTTGAGGATATCTCCCTCGGTTTTGGCTACCTTCCTGTTTTGTGGGGCCTCTTCACGTCTTTTACTTTTATCTTGTGTTATGGAATTGCAGTGTCCAAGAATCATATATACCCGTTTATTCCAGCCATCAGCGACACAGGAGCACAGATTCCCGAAGCAAACATCTTCTCCgagttttttaatttctctatTGTCTTGATGATTCTCAGTCTGATTGTTCGTTATCTCCAGTTTGAAATGCTTTCCAGAGGATTCGATTCAACGGAGTTTCTTCTAAATCGTTTGAACAAGGTTGCACTTGGTTGTGGACTAGTGAGTGCATTTGGTGGCACATTGATCGCGAATTTCCCTTCGAAAGAG gaAGACAATATGATTTATGTGCATGACACGGGCGCAGTTCTGCTCTTTGGTAGCGGTGCTTTGTACTGTTGGGCCCAGTGCTATTTAACATACAAGTTAACACAGCAGGGACTTAATTCTCCGTTTCTATTTACGATTCGCTTCATCCTGACATGCGTGATAACAGTTTTTGGTACGATATTTTTCGTGGCCGAACTATTCGCCTATGAAGAATTTCGTCACCAGTCCCTCCACACGGTCGCCAAGTGGGAGCCCTCGGACCCAGGCTACAGCGTTCATGTGCTAAGCAATGTTGGCGAGTGGATTGCAGGCTTCTGCTTCGGTTTATTTGGAATAACGTTTTTCGAAGAGTTCCAGAGGATTTCTCTGCACGTTGAATGCACCTTGAAGTCACCACAGGAATACCAAACGACTCCTTTACTGAACTGCACAGATAGACACTGTGGAGATGACgaagaataa